GAACAATGAGGAATACAAAAATGTTCGCGGCGGCGCCCGCGAGCGCTGCTCAAAGCAGCTTGCGGGTAAGCGTTCCACTTCAGTCGTGAGTTCAGCCGACTATTGGTGCGAATGGTAACTATTTTGTGACGACTTATTTGCAGCCAAAGATGGGAATCCTATTGTTGGAAATCCCTCGAAGGGCTTGGCACGGCTTCAACGTTTTCCCACTTTCATTGGATGACCAAAAAATGTCTGGTACTTCCCCTTCTTTGAATATCGACACGAAAAAAACTCCCTCGAGCAGCAGCTTAAAAACCGTTAGTCCTGATGGTAATGAAGCCGAGAATTTTGGGGACGACCTCGTGGAATTAGAAATATCTGCCGGAGAAACCGGCGCAAAAGCCGATCGCTCGTCGCACGGTTCGACCGATTTGGTCCGCTTGTATCTGAGCGAAATCGGTCGCGTGCCACTCTTGCGTCGGGACGAAGAAATAGCAGAAGCGCAGCGAGTGCAACGGTATCTCCAGCTGCAGTCCGTACGCGACGACGCGGTCGCGAGCGGGGATCGCGTGTTGAGTCGGTTCGCAGACCTCAGTAAAACCTGCGATCGGCTAACCGTTCAGCTTGGCACGCGCCCGTCCCCAGCACGTTGGGCATCTGCGGCGGCTGTGGAGGTCGACGACCTCGAGCAGGCGCTTGCAGACGGTCGAGAACGATGGTCGCAGCTTGCAAAAATGACTGTGTCGCAGCTGAGCCGCACCCTGCTTGAGGGAGAGCGTGCGAAAAAGCACATGGTCCGAGCCAACTTGCGCCTCGTTGTGTCCGTGGCGAAGAAATACCAGAATCGTGGGCTGGACTTGTTGGACTTGATTCAAGAAGGTTCTCTAGGGTTGGAGCGCGCCGTCGAGAAATTCGATCCGACCAAAGGCTTTCGGTTCAGCACATATTCATACTGGTGGATTCGCCAGGGCATCACGCACGCGATCGCCTCGCAAAGTCGCACGATTCGCCTGCC
The nucleotide sequence above comes from Rubidibacter lacunae KORDI 51-2. Encoded proteins:
- the sigC gene encoding RNA polymerase sigma factor SigC, with product MSGTSPSLNIDTKKTPSSSSLKTVSPDGNEAENFGDDLVELEISAGETGAKADRSSHGSTDLVRLYLSEIGRVPLLRRDEEIAEAQRVQRYLQLQSVRDDAVASGDRVLSRFADLSKTCDRLTVQLGTRPSPARWASAAAVEVDDLEQALADGRERWSQLAKMTVSQLSRTLLEGERAKKHMVRANLRLVVSVAKKYQNRGLDLLDLIQEGSLGLERAVEKFDPTKGFRFSTYSYWWIRQGITHAIASQSRTIRLPIHLIEKLNKIKRVQRQIIQEGGRFATVEDIAESLNVESSQVHELLMCMPRAVSMDLKVGKERDTELSELLETDDISPEDRFARESLQQDLHNLLSELSERERDVVRLRYGLSDGIARSLAEIGRTLALSRERVRQIEGKAMQKLQQPKRRNRLRDYLEAFE